The genomic region TTGTAGCACAAGGTAAGCCGGTGCTAGGAGTAAGTAACGGGTTTCAAATTTTAACTGAGGCAGGCATTTTACCGGGAACTTTATTACGCAATAAAGGAATTAACTTTATTTGCCGTACAGTTCAATTAAAGGTTGAAAATAATAATACATTATTTACGAATGAATACGAAGCAGAAGAAATTATTTCAATTCCAATTGCACATGAAGATGGTAATTACTACTGTGATGAGGAAACGTTAGCGAAATTAAAAGAAAACAATCAAATTGTTTTCACTTATTCAGGTAATAATCCAGATGGCTCCTTAGCAAACATTGCGGGTATTGTAAACGAACGAGGAAATGTACTAGGGATGATGCCTTATCCGGAGCGTGCGGTAGAGCAAATTATCGGTGGTACAGATGGATTAAAATTATTCAAATCAATTGTAAAGCAGTGGAGGGAACAACATGTCAACAAATAATTTCGAGCCAACTCCAGAACAAATTAAAGAGCAGCGTATTTATGCAGACATGGGTA from Metasolibacillus fluoroglycofenilyticus harbors:
- the purQ gene encoding phosphoribosylformylglycinamidine synthase subunit PurQ, which encodes MKFAVLVFPGSNCDLDMYHAVKDQLGEEVEYVSHKETSLAGFDALLIPGGASYGNYLRPGALAAHSNIIPALKEFVAQGKPVLGVSNGFQILTEAGILPGTLLRNKGINFICRTVQLKVENNNTLFTNEYEAEEIISIPIAHEDGNYYCDEETLAKLKENNQIVFTYSGNNPDGSLANIAGIVNERGNVLGMMPYPERAVEQIIGGTDGLKLFKSIVKQWREQHVNK